A window from Pseudomonas alloputida encodes these proteins:
- a CDS encoding DUF1850 domain-containing protein: MNGLCLGLAGVVWASLPIEHFTLAWQHSIEKIRWEEDYQVGASGLVLMEARVRGSGAGMEIPDDATLRDGTWHYHRQLPPLNPLHAGRTPEAGDYELCFQGHCQPLANWLGPPSRDVAAVDFWPCRLSMPANERSALP, encoded by the coding sequence ATGAATGGTCTCTGCCTTGGGCTCGCCGGCGTGGTTTGGGCCAGCCTGCCCATTGAGCACTTCACCCTGGCTTGGCAGCACAGCATCGAGAAAATCCGCTGGGAAGAGGATTACCAGGTCGGCGCCAGCGGGCTGGTACTCATGGAGGCCCGCGTACGCGGCAGCGGCGCTGGCATGGAAATACCCGATGACGCCACGTTGCGAGATGGCACATGGCACTACCACCGCCAACTGCCGCCTCTGAACCCCTTGCATGCCGGGCGCACACCCGAAGCCGGAGACTATGAGCTGTGCTTTCAGGGCCATTGCCAGCCACTTGCAAACTGGCTAGGTCCACCTTCCAGGGACGTTGCCGCCGTTGACTTCTGGCCCTGCCGGCTTTCAATGCCCGCTAACGAGCGCTCTGCACTGCCCTGA
- the nhaA gene encoding Na+/H+ antiporter NhaA, with the protein MPQKELPRAQELAERAFANFERFLHIEAVSGIVLLVAALAALVWANSPAAESYEHLWHTPLTLGIGSVIYAKSLHFWINDGLMTIFFLVVGMEIRREIHEGALASLRQAALPMAAAIGGVAVPALIYLGFGHAPQEQQGWAVPTATDIAFAVGVLALLGKSIPSNVRVFLLALAIIDDIIAVLIIALFYSGGLDYSGFAVAAVGLLLVMGLQKIGVGSAWAYILPGAITWLGMLMTGAHPTLAGVVLGLMTPVTAMPMRERPLDAVSRFTSELLGNAKAPEKDASDLMDPLKRLRSAQRELVPPVVRIQGLLHPWVAFGIMPLFALANAGVSLSGADLSAETSRWVMMAVAAALIAGKPLGIVSVSWLMVRLGWCALPAEVNWRGIMLIGLLAGIGFTMSIFIANLAFVDPAALGAAKLGVLSASVIAAALGLTWGVIAMRNRSSTGEVRSTS; encoded by the coding sequence ATGCCCCAGAAAGAATTACCTCGAGCCCAGGAATTGGCCGAACGGGCCTTTGCCAACTTTGAACGCTTTCTTCATATCGAAGCCGTCAGCGGCATTGTCCTTCTCGTGGCCGCACTCGCCGCGCTGGTCTGGGCGAATTCCCCGGCGGCGGAAAGTTATGAGCATCTTTGGCACACCCCGCTGACACTCGGCATCGGTTCGGTGATCTACGCCAAATCCCTGCATTTCTGGATCAACGATGGCTTGATGACCATCTTCTTCCTGGTCGTAGGCATGGAGATCCGTCGTGAGATTCATGAAGGCGCACTCGCCAGCCTGCGCCAAGCTGCTTTACCGATGGCGGCGGCAATCGGCGGTGTGGCCGTCCCTGCGCTCATTTATCTTGGTTTTGGCCATGCCCCCCAGGAACAACAAGGCTGGGCCGTGCCAACAGCCACCGACATCGCTTTTGCCGTGGGTGTACTGGCACTGCTGGGCAAATCGATTCCTTCCAATGTCCGCGTCTTCTTGCTCGCCCTGGCGATAATCGATGACATTATCGCAGTGCTGATCATCGCCCTATTCTACTCTGGCGGCCTCGATTACAGCGGCTTCGCGGTGGCTGCGGTTGGGCTGCTGCTGGTCATGGGATTGCAGAAAATCGGCGTGGGTAGTGCATGGGCCTACATCCTCCCGGGCGCCATTACCTGGCTGGGTATGCTGATGACCGGTGCTCACCCGACGCTTGCCGGTGTTGTGCTAGGTCTGATGACTCCAGTAACGGCGATGCCCATGCGCGAGCGTCCGCTGGATGCTGTCAGCCGTTTTACCAGCGAGCTGCTGGGCAATGCCAAGGCACCCGAGAAGGATGCCAGCGATCTGATGGACCCGTTGAAACGTCTGCGCTCAGCGCAACGCGAACTGGTACCTCCGGTAGTACGCATACAAGGCCTGCTGCACCCTTGGGTGGCATTTGGCATCATGCCGTTGTTCGCCTTGGCCAACGCTGGGGTGAGCCTGTCGGGCGCTGACCTTTCCGCCGAAACATCACGCTGGGTAATGATGGCAGTGGCCGCCGCCCTGATCGCAGGCAAACCGTTGGGAATCGTCAGCGTCAGCTGGTTGATGGTCCGATTGGGCTGGTGTGCACTCCCGGCCGAAGTCAACTGGCGGGGCATCATGTTGATCGGTCTTTTGGCAGGCATAGGCTTTACCATGTCGATCTTCATTGCCAACCTTGCATTCGTCGATCCTGCAGCGCTCGGCGCCGCCAAATTGGGGGTGCTGTCCGCTTCTGTCATCGCCGCAGCGCTGGGTTTGACGTGGGGTGTAATCGCCATGCGCAACCGTTCTTCAACTGGCGAGGTCCGGTCGACGTCATAA
- a CDS encoding chloride channel protein, whose product MADLKTATPSSSTSYWREWRQRLAFWIGALLVGLTALAFAWLADAAFASFRCLLEWAPWSPLLITPFGFALLAWLTQRWFENAKGSGIPQVIAALEMPSRRLRARLLSLPVAAARMSLTLGALLVGGSVGREGPTVHIGAAVLYAFGRRLGLHGRRTIAGLILAGGAAGIAAAFNTPLAGVVFAIEELSRTFEQRFSGLVLTAVLIGGVVTLGLMGHYAYFGEIGGRMPTGWGWSVVPACAALGGLLGGFYAKLVLPTDHGILGRVCGLRSRYPVRFAALCGFTLAILGLVSGNHVFGTGYEETRALLGAQPVTDPSFLLWKFLANVVSYLSGIPGGLFSPSLSIGAAFAPLLSLIPDVDPQACALLGMGAYLAGVTRSPLTASVIVLELTHSPDLAIPMLATTLMATAISGWISPVSLYHALARQIIDKLHASGRESNDGTVTQIQLNEKP is encoded by the coding sequence ATGGCCGATTTGAAAACCGCCACCCCTTCTTCCAGCACTTCATACTGGCGAGAATGGCGACAACGCCTGGCATTCTGGATCGGCGCACTTCTGGTCGGGCTGACGGCGTTGGCATTCGCGTGGCTGGCCGACGCCGCGTTCGCGTCGTTCAGGTGCTTGCTTGAATGGGCGCCTTGGTCCCCGTTGCTGATCACGCCCTTCGGTTTCGCGCTGCTGGCGTGGCTGACACAGCGCTGGTTTGAAAATGCCAAAGGCAGCGGCATTCCCCAAGTCATCGCCGCCCTTGAAATGCCCTCCCGCCGTTTACGAGCCAGATTGCTTTCACTGCCAGTCGCCGCTGCACGCATGAGCCTGACCCTCGGTGCACTCCTAGTTGGGGGCTCGGTAGGACGGGAAGGCCCAACCGTTCATATCGGGGCCGCCGTTTTGTATGCCTTCGGCCGCCGGCTGGGCCTACATGGGCGACGCACGATCGCTGGACTGATCCTCGCCGGCGGCGCCGCAGGCATTGCCGCAGCCTTCAACACGCCATTGGCCGGGGTGGTCTTTGCCATTGAGGAATTGAGCCGCACGTTTGAGCAACGTTTCAGCGGACTGGTGCTAACGGCAGTGCTGATTGGCGGCGTCGTGACACTGGGCCTGATGGGACACTACGCCTACTTTGGCGAAATCGGTGGACGGATGCCAACTGGATGGGGTTGGAGCGTGGTCCCTGCATGCGCAGCACTGGGCGGGTTGCTGGGAGGTTTTTACGCGAAGCTGGTGCTGCCCACCGATCACGGCATCCTCGGCCGTGTCTGCGGGCTGCGCAGTCGATATCCAGTCCGTTTCGCGGCCCTCTGCGGCTTTACTCTAGCAATACTGGGGTTGGTTTCCGGCAATCACGTGTTCGGTACCGGATATGAAGAAACGCGCGCCCTGCTTGGGGCACAACCCGTCACCGATCCAAGTTTTTTGCTGTGGAAATTTCTGGCCAACGTCGTGTCCTACCTCTCCGGTATTCCTGGCGGGCTGTTTTCACCTTCGCTGAGCATAGGCGCGGCGTTCGCGCCACTGCTGTCGTTGATACCCGATGTTGACCCGCAAGCATGTGCATTGCTGGGTATGGGGGCCTATCTGGCCGGCGTGACACGCTCACCGCTCACTGCCTCCGTCATAGTCCTCGAACTGACCCACAGCCCCGACCTTGCCATACCCATGCTCGCGACCACACTGATGGCTACCGCCATCTCGGGCTGGATTTCACCTGTCTCGCTCTACCATGCACTCGCGCGACAAATTATCGACAAACTGCACGCGTCCGGACGAGAATCGAACGACGGCACCGTTACGCAAATTCAGCTTAACGAAAAACCGTGA
- a CDS encoding BCCT family transporter, which yields MTAAPKPRSTLNPPVFYTSAVLIFLLVLYATAFQAHAQALFEHVQTWIITNASWFYILTVALVLISVVFLAVSRYGDIKLGPDHSEPDYRKSSWFAMLFSAGMGIGLMFFGVAEPVMHFTTPPVGDPGTVAAAREAMKITFFHWGLHAWAIYAIVALILAYFSFRNGLPLTLRSALYPLIGERIYGPIGHAVDIFAILGTVFGVATSLGYGVLQINSGFHHVFGLPVSPTVQVILIAATCGLATLSVASGLDKGIRILSELNLSLAVILMLFVLILGPTVFLLQAYVQNTGAYLSDIVNKTFNLYAYEPTDWIGGWTLLYWGWWLSWSPFVGLFIARISRGRTIREFVCGVLFVPAGFTLLWMTVFGDSAIHMILNDGVKDLATVVGQDSSLALFAFLEHFPFSTVISLIAVLMVVVFFVTSADSGALVVDMLASSGQGHSPLWQRIFWSLSIGAVAIALLLANGLKALQTATIASALPFAAILLIAIWGLFKALSLDATRRGLRNQALPGTRHTRQHQGGWQRRLRNIAMMPRRAHVTRFIAEVVKPACEEVALELRKQGYDVAVNERDDGRVTLELSHAGEGRFLYEVRPRAFNTPSFVMRDTEDGTDGRKYFRAEVHLREGGQDYDIMGWSRDDVIGDILDQYERHLHYLHVVS from the coding sequence ATGACTGCAGCCCCGAAACCCAGGAGCACCCTCAATCCCCCCGTTTTCTATACCAGCGCGGTTTTGATCTTTCTTCTCGTGCTGTACGCCACAGCATTCCAAGCGCATGCGCAGGCGCTGTTCGAACACGTCCAGACCTGGATCATTACCAATGCCAGTTGGTTTTACATCCTTACCGTGGCGCTGGTCTTGATCAGTGTGGTGTTCCTGGCCGTCAGTCGTTACGGTGATATTAAGTTAGGGCCCGATCACAGTGAGCCGGATTACCGGAAGAGCAGCTGGTTCGCCATGTTGTTTTCCGCCGGCATGGGCATCGGCTTGATGTTCTTCGGTGTGGCGGAGCCGGTGATGCATTTCACCACCCCTCCAGTGGGTGACCCTGGCACGGTCGCGGCGGCACGCGAAGCCATGAAGATCACGTTTTTCCACTGGGGGCTGCATGCTTGGGCGATCTACGCCATTGTTGCATTGATTCTGGCTTACTTCAGCTTCCGCAATGGGCTGCCGCTGACCCTGCGCTCGGCACTTTACCCATTGATCGGTGAACGCATCTACGGCCCGATTGGTCATGCGGTCGATATCTTCGCCATCCTCGGCACGGTGTTCGGCGTCGCGACCTCGCTGGGGTATGGGGTACTGCAGATCAACAGCGGCTTTCACCATGTGTTCGGTCTGCCGGTCAGCCCGACGGTTCAGGTCATTCTCATTGCAGCCACGTGTGGGTTGGCAACGCTTTCGGTGGCCAGTGGGCTGGATAAAGGCATTCGCATCCTGTCCGAGCTCAATTTGAGTCTGGCAGTGATATTGATGTTGTTCGTCCTGATCTTGGGGCCTACCGTGTTCCTGCTGCAGGCTTATGTACAGAATACCGGCGCTTACCTTTCGGACATCGTCAACAAGACCTTCAACCTCTACGCCTATGAACCGACTGACTGGATTGGTGGGTGGACGTTGCTGTATTGGGGCTGGTGGTTGTCTTGGTCGCCTTTTGTAGGGCTGTTCATCGCTCGCATTTCGCGTGGACGTACCATCCGTGAGTTCGTGTGTGGCGTGTTGTTCGTTCCGGCCGGTTTTACGTTGCTGTGGATGACGGTATTTGGTGATTCGGCTATCCACATGATCCTCAACGATGGGGTGAAGGACTTGGCCACTGTCGTTGGCCAAGACAGCTCATTGGCGTTATTCGCGTTCCTTGAACACTTCCCGTTTTCCACGGTGATCTCGCTGATCGCGGTACTGATGGTGGTGGTGTTCTTCGTAACCTCGGCAGACTCGGGGGCCTTGGTAGTCGATATGCTCGCGTCCTCCGGCCAAGGCCATTCCCCATTGTGGCAACGGATTTTCTGGTCGCTCAGCATCGGTGCTGTTGCCATTGCGTTGCTCTTGGCTAACGGCCTCAAAGCCTTGCAGACCGCCACCATCGCCAGCGCGTTGCCGTTCGCCGCCATTCTGTTGATTGCCATCTGGGGATTGTTCAAGGCCTTGAGCCTGGATGCTACCCGTCGCGGCTTGCGTAATCAGGCCCTTCCAGGTACTCGGCATACCCGGCAGCACCAAGGCGGCTGGCAGCGCCGGCTGCGCAATATTGCCATGATGCCGCGCCGCGCCCATGTCACGCGCTTTATTGCCGAGGTGGTCAAGCCGGCCTGTGAAGAGGTTGCACTTGAGTTGCGCAAGCAAGGCTACGACGTCGCGGTGAATGAGCGGGATGATGGCCGCGTCACCCTCGAGCTTTCACACGCTGGGGAAGGGCGCTTTCTCTACGAAGTCCGTCCGCGTGCTTTCAACACACCTAGCTTCGTCATGCGTGATACGGAAGACGGAACCGATGGTCGCAAGTATTTCCGGGCTGAGGTGCATTTGCGTGAAGGAGGCCAGGACTATGACATCATGGGTTGGAGTCGTGACGATGTGATCGGCGATATCCTCGATCAATACGAGCGTCACCTGCATTACCTTCATGTGGTGAGTTGA
- a CDS encoding helix-turn-helix domain-containing protein translates to MTLKSSFANVLRVLRSHRNITQRGFADTTSRTYLSKLESGRSSLTLDKLEKLSERLEVSPLTLVALTLSEDTGQTANELIVRTRSEIRALESEGRIPGLQATLGDDLAETALPANSRNPRTKMPSRAPCALQAELSFSE, encoded by the coding sequence ATGACACTAAAGTCATCGTTCGCTAACGTGCTTCGAGTACTACGCAGTCACCGCAACATCACCCAACGCGGATTTGCCGACACGACCAGCCGCACCTACTTGTCCAAGCTCGAATCCGGTAGATCGAGCCTCACGCTGGACAAACTTGAGAAGCTTAGCGAGCGATTGGAAGTGAGTCCCTTGACGCTGGTGGCTTTGACGCTGAGCGAGGATACAGGGCAGACGGCAAATGAGCTGATCGTCAGGACTAGGAGCGAGATTCGAGCACTTGAGTCAGAGGGTCGAATTCCTGGACTACAGGCCACACTGGGGGATGATCTAGCTGAGACTGCTTTGCCGGCCAACTCACGCAATCCCCGAACGAAAATGCCTTCGCGCGCACCGTGCGCACTTCAGGCGGAGCTGTCATTCTCCGAGTAA